A genomic stretch from Engraulis encrasicolus isolate BLACKSEA-1 chromosome 10, IST_EnEncr_1.0, whole genome shotgun sequence includes:
- the tbc1d25 gene encoding TBC1 domain family member 25 isoform X1 produces MAAEEERSVVRVKVKKCEGMLPVECRTFAVDPQITSLEVLQHILIRAFELNGKRNFGISYLSRDKAGVEVYLTLLSDWDLDAAFVSAAKPHLQLKMDIKPSEDSPVLEDWDIISPKDVIGSDQLTGEQQKQRSLTSAALPFTQTLLSQVTEPFTQSLLSQMGRTLSRVQQALSWSYGEEVKPFKPPLSDTEFHSYLNGLGQLTRPEELRLRIYHGGVEPSLRKVVWRYLLNVYPDGLTGQERMDYMKRKTREYDQLKREWTARVGGEDLEFIRGNVMKDVLRTDRAHPYYAGSEDSPHLTSLTDLLTTYAITHPQVSYCQGMSDIASPILAVMDNEAHAFICFCGIMKRLEGNFRPDGQLMSVKFQHLKLLLQYSDPEFYSYLVSKGADDLFFCYRWLLLELKREFAFDDALRMLEVTWSSLPPDPPETEVELTGPPLEPSEQGEKKTCSLNVPCGGGGGMGEGGVGGVGDEGTEGEQTERQRRRHHMLRPSRDEGDGERKTTPTALEDEPKVNVAASPRRDGEGDYSPEFEAKTNGNASSASPPVVVPPFEKQTSFGEFKYYSARNEDSFELAKESVVSTPEFHSCSSQSPVPIRQSTEDSEEDPGERAPLIRSPESLTQETEHRSSPNGQASPIVPLPSPQLPSSKSAGSSQCLTTSPSMSNWRGASSPESPPSHYSATTLVNGRPASPEEPSRRLASPTLPANGASAANSPSTLPGKSILSSPTVSYPQNRSLLSSPVLSFAKSPSLPRPFSSNLPSPCSRATTAVNSPNTSGTPIKPCSLPPPQEFGKGNPFMLFLCLSILLEHRDHIIKNSLDYNELAMHFDRLVRRHNLGRVLQRAKALFADYLQSEVWDSEEGDEVSLDSPTTADTSLHSPTNRSAVIGQQSPTQAMTPSNSTYNLASTIPSPTNPTMPLASPSS; encoded by the exons atggcagcagaggaggagaggtcgGTTGTTCGTGTCAAAGTCAAG AAGTGTGAGGGGATGCTGCCGGTGGAATGCCGCACGTTTGCTGTGGACCCCCAGATCACCTCGCTGGAAGTCCTACAGCACATCCTCATCCGGGCCTTCGAACTCAACGG AAAGAGGAATTTCGGCATCAGCTACCTATCTCGCGATAAAGCGGGGGTGGAGGTGTACCTTACTCTCCTGTCGGACTGGGATTTGGACGCTGCCTTTGTCTCGGCAGCTAAGCCACACCTGCAGCTCAAGATGGACATCAAACCATCAGAAGACA GTCCCGTGCTGGAGGACTGGGACATCATCAGCCCCAAGGACGTGATTGGCTCGGACCAGCTGACTGGCGAGCAGCAGAAGCAGCGTTCACTGACGTCGGCGGCGCTGCCCTTCACCCAAACGCTGCTGTCCCAGGTCACTGAGCCCTTCACGCAGTCCCTGCTCTCCCAG atGGGTCGTACGTTGTCGCGAGTGCAGCAGGCCCTGAGCTGGTCTTATGGGGAGGAGGTGAAGCCCTTCAAGCCTCCGCTGAGCGACACTGAGTTCCACAGCTACCTGAACGGCCTGGGGCAGCTCACGCGGCCCGAGGAGCTCCGACTGCGCATCTACCACGGCGGAGTAGAGCCCTCGCTACGCAAA GTGGTGTGGCGATACCTCCTGAACGTGTATCCGGACGGCCTGACCGGTCAGGAGCGGATGGACTACATGAAGAGGAAGACGCGGGAGTACGACCAGCTGAAGCGGGAGTGGACGGCCCGGGTGGGCGGCGAGGACCTGGAGTTCATCCGGGGCAACGTGATGAAGGATGTGCTGCGCACGGACCGCGCGCACCCCTACTACGCCGGCTCCGAGGACAGCCCCCACCTGACGTCCCTCACCGACCTCCTCACCACCTACGCCATCACACATCCACAG GTGTCTTACTGCCAGGGCATGAGTGACATCGCGTCCCCCATCCTGGCCGTGATGGACAACGAGGCGCACGCCTTCATCTGCTTCTGCGGCATCATGAAGAGGCTGGAGGGCAACTTCCGGCCCGACGGCCAGCTCATGTCTGTCAAGTTCCAGCACCTCAAGCTCCTGCTCCAGTACTCCGACCCGGAGTTCTACTCCTACCTGGTCTCCAAGGGCGCCGACGACCTGTTCTTCTGCTACCGCTGGCTGCTCCTGGAGCTCAAGCGGGAGTTCGCCTTCGACGACGCTCTGAGGATGCTGGAGGTCACCTGGAGTTCGCTCCCGCCCGACCCCCCGGAAACCGAAGTGGAGTTGACCGGGCCGCCTCTCGAGCCGTCGGAGCAGGGAGAGAAGAAGACGTGTAGTTTGAATGTTCCgtgcggcggtggcggcggaaTGGGGGAAGGCGGCGTGGGTGGAGTGGGTGACGAGGGGACGGAAGGGGAACAgacggagaggcagaggagacgcCATCATATGCTGCGGCCCTCGCGGGATGAAGGGGACGGTGAACGCAAGACGACGCCGACGGCTTTGGAGGACGAGCCCAAGGTCAACGTTGCGGCCAGTCCGAGGCGAGACGGCGAAGGCGACTACTCCCCCGAATTTGAAGCGAAAACAAACGGCAATGCTTCTTCTGCTTCTCCTCCAGTAGTGGTTCCCCCATTCGAGAAGCAAACCAGCTTCGGGGAGTTCAAATACTACAGCGCCAGGAACGAGGACAGCTTTGAGCTGGCCAAGGAATCCGTGGTCTCCACCCCAGAGTTCCACTCCTGCAGCTCCCAGTCCCCCGTGCCCATTCGTCAGTCGACCGAGGACAGCGAGGAGGACCCTGGTGAAAGGGCACCTCTGATTAGGAGCCCAGAGTCTTTGACTCAGGAGACCGAGCACAGGAGCTCACCCAACGGCCAAGCGTCTCCAATTGTCCCCTTGCCTTCTCCTCAACTGCCCTCCTCCAAGAGCGCCGGCTCCAGCCAGTGTCTCACCACCTCCCCTTCCATGTCCAACTGGAGAGGAGCAAGCTCTCCAGAAAGCCCGCCATCCCACTACAGTGCGACTACTTTGGTCAACGGCAGACCAGCATCTCCAGAAGAACCATCTAGAAGACTTGCATCGCCCACGCTACCCGCTAACGGGGCATCGGCGGCTAACTCTCCTTCCACACTGCCTGGAAagtctatcctctcctccccgacGGTGTCCTACCCTCAGAACCGTTCGTTACTGTCCTCTCCCGTGCTGTCGTTCGCCAAGTCTCCCTCGCTCCCCAGGCCCTTTTCCAGCAACCTCCCCTCGCCCTGCTCCAGAGCCACCACCGCCGTCAACTCCCCAAACACTAGCGGCACCCCCATCAAGCCTTGCTCCCTGCCGCCCCCGCAGGAGTTCGGCAAGGGCAACCCCTTCATGCTGTTCCTGTGCCTGTCCATCCTGCTGGAGCACCGCGACCACATCATCAAGAACAGCCTGGACTACAACGAGCTGGCCATGCACTTTGACCGGCTGGTCCGCAGACACAATCTGGGCCGGGTGCTGCAGCGGGCGAAGGCTCTCTTTGCTGACTACCTTCAGAGCGAGGTGTGGGACTCGGAGGAGGGTGACGAGGTGAGTCTAGACTCCCCGACTACGGCCGACACGAGTCTGCACTCGCCCACAAACAGGTCGGCAGTGATCGGCCAGCAGTCCCCGACGCAGGCCATGACGCCATCCAACTCCACCTACAACCTTGCCTCCACCATTCCTTCGCCTACAAATCCCACAATGCCTTTGGCTTCTCCCTCTTCCTGA
- the tbc1d25 gene encoding TBC1 domain family member 25 isoform X2 codes for MAAEEERSVVRVKVKKCEGMLPVECRTFAVDPQITSLEVLQHILIRAFELNGKRNFGISYLSRDKAGVEVYLTLLSDWDLDAAFVSAAKPHLQLKMDIKPSEDSPVLEDWDIISPKDVIGSDQLTGEQQKQRSLTSAALPFTQTLLSQMGRTLSRVQQALSWSYGEEVKPFKPPLSDTEFHSYLNGLGQLTRPEELRLRIYHGGVEPSLRKVVWRYLLNVYPDGLTGQERMDYMKRKTREYDQLKREWTARVGGEDLEFIRGNVMKDVLRTDRAHPYYAGSEDSPHLTSLTDLLTTYAITHPQVSYCQGMSDIASPILAVMDNEAHAFICFCGIMKRLEGNFRPDGQLMSVKFQHLKLLLQYSDPEFYSYLVSKGADDLFFCYRWLLLELKREFAFDDALRMLEVTWSSLPPDPPETEVELTGPPLEPSEQGEKKTCSLNVPCGGGGGMGEGGVGGVGDEGTEGEQTERQRRRHHMLRPSRDEGDGERKTTPTALEDEPKVNVAASPRRDGEGDYSPEFEAKTNGNASSASPPVVVPPFEKQTSFGEFKYYSARNEDSFELAKESVVSTPEFHSCSSQSPVPIRQSTEDSEEDPGERAPLIRSPESLTQETEHRSSPNGQASPIVPLPSPQLPSSKSAGSSQCLTTSPSMSNWRGASSPESPPSHYSATTLVNGRPASPEEPSRRLASPTLPANGASAANSPSTLPGKSILSSPTVSYPQNRSLLSSPVLSFAKSPSLPRPFSSNLPSPCSRATTAVNSPNTSGTPIKPCSLPPPQEFGKGNPFMLFLCLSILLEHRDHIIKNSLDYNELAMHFDRLVRRHNLGRVLQRAKALFADYLQSEVWDSEEGDEVSLDSPTTADTSLHSPTNRSAVIGQQSPTQAMTPSNSTYNLASTIPSPTNPTMPLASPSS; via the exons atggcagcagaggaggagaggtcgGTTGTTCGTGTCAAAGTCAAG AAGTGTGAGGGGATGCTGCCGGTGGAATGCCGCACGTTTGCTGTGGACCCCCAGATCACCTCGCTGGAAGTCCTACAGCACATCCTCATCCGGGCCTTCGAACTCAACGG AAAGAGGAATTTCGGCATCAGCTACCTATCTCGCGATAAAGCGGGGGTGGAGGTGTACCTTACTCTCCTGTCGGACTGGGATTTGGACGCTGCCTTTGTCTCGGCAGCTAAGCCACACCTGCAGCTCAAGATGGACATCAAACCATCAGAAGACA GTCCCGTGCTGGAGGACTGGGACATCATCAGCCCCAAGGACGTGATTGGCTCGGACCAGCTGACTGGCGAGCAGCAGAAGCAGCGTTCACTGACGTCGGCGGCGCTGCCCTTCACCCAAACGCTGCTGTCCCAG atGGGTCGTACGTTGTCGCGAGTGCAGCAGGCCCTGAGCTGGTCTTATGGGGAGGAGGTGAAGCCCTTCAAGCCTCCGCTGAGCGACACTGAGTTCCACAGCTACCTGAACGGCCTGGGGCAGCTCACGCGGCCCGAGGAGCTCCGACTGCGCATCTACCACGGCGGAGTAGAGCCCTCGCTACGCAAA GTGGTGTGGCGATACCTCCTGAACGTGTATCCGGACGGCCTGACCGGTCAGGAGCGGATGGACTACATGAAGAGGAAGACGCGGGAGTACGACCAGCTGAAGCGGGAGTGGACGGCCCGGGTGGGCGGCGAGGACCTGGAGTTCATCCGGGGCAACGTGATGAAGGATGTGCTGCGCACGGACCGCGCGCACCCCTACTACGCCGGCTCCGAGGACAGCCCCCACCTGACGTCCCTCACCGACCTCCTCACCACCTACGCCATCACACATCCACAG GTGTCTTACTGCCAGGGCATGAGTGACATCGCGTCCCCCATCCTGGCCGTGATGGACAACGAGGCGCACGCCTTCATCTGCTTCTGCGGCATCATGAAGAGGCTGGAGGGCAACTTCCGGCCCGACGGCCAGCTCATGTCTGTCAAGTTCCAGCACCTCAAGCTCCTGCTCCAGTACTCCGACCCGGAGTTCTACTCCTACCTGGTCTCCAAGGGCGCCGACGACCTGTTCTTCTGCTACCGCTGGCTGCTCCTGGAGCTCAAGCGGGAGTTCGCCTTCGACGACGCTCTGAGGATGCTGGAGGTCACCTGGAGTTCGCTCCCGCCCGACCCCCCGGAAACCGAAGTGGAGTTGACCGGGCCGCCTCTCGAGCCGTCGGAGCAGGGAGAGAAGAAGACGTGTAGTTTGAATGTTCCgtgcggcggtggcggcggaaTGGGGGAAGGCGGCGTGGGTGGAGTGGGTGACGAGGGGACGGAAGGGGAACAgacggagaggcagaggagacgcCATCATATGCTGCGGCCCTCGCGGGATGAAGGGGACGGTGAACGCAAGACGACGCCGACGGCTTTGGAGGACGAGCCCAAGGTCAACGTTGCGGCCAGTCCGAGGCGAGACGGCGAAGGCGACTACTCCCCCGAATTTGAAGCGAAAACAAACGGCAATGCTTCTTCTGCTTCTCCTCCAGTAGTGGTTCCCCCATTCGAGAAGCAAACCAGCTTCGGGGAGTTCAAATACTACAGCGCCAGGAACGAGGACAGCTTTGAGCTGGCCAAGGAATCCGTGGTCTCCACCCCAGAGTTCCACTCCTGCAGCTCCCAGTCCCCCGTGCCCATTCGTCAGTCGACCGAGGACAGCGAGGAGGACCCTGGTGAAAGGGCACCTCTGATTAGGAGCCCAGAGTCTTTGACTCAGGAGACCGAGCACAGGAGCTCACCCAACGGCCAAGCGTCTCCAATTGTCCCCTTGCCTTCTCCTCAACTGCCCTCCTCCAAGAGCGCCGGCTCCAGCCAGTGTCTCACCACCTCCCCTTCCATGTCCAACTGGAGAGGAGCAAGCTCTCCAGAAAGCCCGCCATCCCACTACAGTGCGACTACTTTGGTCAACGGCAGACCAGCATCTCCAGAAGAACCATCTAGAAGACTTGCATCGCCCACGCTACCCGCTAACGGGGCATCGGCGGCTAACTCTCCTTCCACACTGCCTGGAAagtctatcctctcctccccgacGGTGTCCTACCCTCAGAACCGTTCGTTACTGTCCTCTCCCGTGCTGTCGTTCGCCAAGTCTCCCTCGCTCCCCAGGCCCTTTTCCAGCAACCTCCCCTCGCCCTGCTCCAGAGCCACCACCGCCGTCAACTCCCCAAACACTAGCGGCACCCCCATCAAGCCTTGCTCCCTGCCGCCCCCGCAGGAGTTCGGCAAGGGCAACCCCTTCATGCTGTTCCTGTGCCTGTCCATCCTGCTGGAGCACCGCGACCACATCATCAAGAACAGCCTGGACTACAACGAGCTGGCCATGCACTTTGACCGGCTGGTCCGCAGACACAATCTGGGCCGGGTGCTGCAGCGGGCGAAGGCTCTCTTTGCTGACTACCTTCAGAGCGAGGTGTGGGACTCGGAGGAGGGTGACGAGGTGAGTCTAGACTCCCCGACTACGGCCGACACGAGTCTGCACTCGCCCACAAACAGGTCGGCAGTGATCGGCCAGCAGTCCCCGACGCAGGCCATGACGCCATCCAACTCCACCTACAACCTTGCCTCCACCATTCCTTCGCCTACAAATCCCACAATGCCTTTGGCTTCTCCCTCTTCCTGA